A window of the Aspergillus flavus chromosome 6, complete sequence genome harbors these coding sequences:
- a CDS encoding iron-sulfur cluster biosynthesis protein Isd11 gives MSVPALQRDTAFQVRSLFRSLLRQSSQFSNYNFREYARRRTRDAFREHQRETEDRRIQELIQDGLQNLRMMKRQTVISQFYQMDKLVVEGQKTGKQTGKEGDIVRQKDTGWD, from the exons ATGTCTGTACCGGCATTACAGCGTGACACTGCCTTCCAGGTGCGATCCTTG TTTCGCTCCTTGCTCCGTCAGTCGTCTCAGTTCTCCAATTATAACTTCCGCGAGTACGCTCGCCGGCGGACGAGGGATGCTTTCCGTGAACACCAACGCGAGACGGAAGACAGGAGGATACAAGAGTTGATCCAGGATGGTTTACAGAACTTGCGGATGATGAAG AGACAAACCGTCATCAGTCAGTTCTATCAAATGGACAAGCTGGTTGTTGAAGGTCAGAAGACG GGAAAGCAAACTGGAAAGGAAGGGGATATTGTTCGTCAGAAAGATACTGG